One genomic window of Paenibacillus xylanilyticus includes the following:
- a CDS encoding RsmB/NOP family class I SAM-dependent RNA methyltransferase: MAVQLPSIFEERMKNLLGDEFEQFMKSYGQSPHAGLRVNTLKISMEQFDELAPFDMRPIPWCGTGFYVPHGVKPGLHPYYHAGLYYIQEPSAMAPVELLSVQPGDHVLDLCAAPGGKSTQIAVKLQGKGVLVTNDIHSERTKALAKNVELYGVRNAVVLNESPERIAGAFPHYFNKVLIDAPCSGEGMFRKDEDMVKSWEHHSVEKCVLMQRDILETAAKLLAPGGTIVYSTCTFAPEENEAMIAEFLNLNPDFTVHDIPETAGFAPGRPDWVRQMMPETSEKTGAVLDQTRGTARLWPHLLEGEGHYVAVLQHRPETIAERIRSVEDEKETVSKIAEDQGIAVTQQLSKEDRKRERLMRTESRERTERPARGSKNEGRAGRNNERDARKSNRGKGRGTDQVNIDPGTVYQQFIEEHLELELLGETVFYGDRVYQSSVGASRLEGLKVIRPGWFMGTVKNGRFVPSHPLACALNSSEAKRVINLASASGEAVRYLKGETLNIEEARVECKPGAAAKGYALVCVDGYALGWGKWLDGVLKNEYPAGWRWTSV; the protein is encoded by the coding sequence ATGGCTGTACAGCTACCTTCAATCTTCGAAGAGCGCATGAAAAACCTGCTCGGAGATGAGTTTGAACAATTTATGAAATCATATGGACAGTCTCCGCATGCGGGACTTCGAGTGAATACGTTAAAAATATCCATGGAGCAATTTGATGAATTGGCTCCGTTTGATATGCGGCCCATTCCATGGTGCGGGACGGGCTTTTATGTGCCGCATGGCGTGAAACCAGGCCTACATCCGTACTATCATGCAGGTCTATATTATATTCAGGAACCAAGCGCGATGGCTCCGGTGGAGCTGCTAAGTGTTCAGCCAGGGGATCATGTACTGGATTTGTGTGCAGCACCCGGCGGCAAGTCTACCCAGATCGCAGTAAAGCTGCAGGGTAAGGGTGTGCTGGTGACCAATGATATTCATTCCGAACGGACCAAAGCACTTGCCAAAAACGTGGAGTTGTACGGTGTGCGAAATGCTGTTGTCCTGAATGAGTCGCCGGAACGGATTGCCGGTGCTTTTCCGCATTATTTTAATAAGGTACTCATTGATGCTCCTTGTTCAGGAGAGGGAATGTTCCGAAAAGATGAAGACATGGTTAAGTCATGGGAGCATCACTCGGTAGAGAAGTGTGTGCTAATGCAGCGGGATATTCTGGAGACAGCTGCGAAGCTGCTCGCTCCGGGAGGAACGATCGTATATTCCACGTGTACGTTTGCGCCGGAGGAGAATGAAGCCATGATCGCCGAATTTCTGAACCTCAATCCAGACTTCACTGTTCATGATATTCCGGAAACAGCTGGATTCGCTCCGGGAAGACCGGATTGGGTACGCCAGATGATGCCTGAGACGTCGGAAAAAACAGGTGCTGTACTGGATCAGACACGTGGTACAGCGAGATTATGGCCTCACTTGTTGGAAGGCGAAGGACATTATGTAGCTGTTTTGCAGCATCGTCCTGAGACTATTGCAGAGCGGATCAGGAGCGTTGAGGATGAGAAGGAGACGGTATCCAAGATCGCCGAGGATCAAGGGATTGCTGTAACTCAGCAGCTCAGCAAAGAGGACCGAAAACGTGAACGTTTGATGAGAACCGAATCGAGAGAACGGACTGAAAGACCAGCTCGAGGCAGCAAAAATGAGGGAAGAGCCGGAAGAAACAACGAGCGTGATGCGCGTAAGTCCAATCGTGGAAAAGGTCGAGGAACGGATCAGGTGAACATTGACCCAGGGACCGTGTATCAACAATTCATAGAAGAGCATCTAGAACTTGAGCTCCTGGGGGAAACGGTATTTTACGGTGACCGTGTGTATCAATCGTCTGTTGGCGCATCCCGTCTTGAAGGGCTCAAAGTGATCCGGCCCGGATGGTTTATGGGTACCGTAAAAAACGGAAGGTTTGTTCCGTCTCATCCACTGGCTTGTGCGTTGAACAGCTCTGAGGCGAAAAGGGTTATAAACCTGGCTTCTGCAAGTGGAGAAGCGGTAAGGTATCTGAAGGGCGAAACGCTGAATATCGAAGAAGCGCGCGTCGAGTGCAAGCCTGGAGCAGCAGCCAAAGGTTACGCGCTGGTATGCGTGGATGGATATGCACTTGGTTGGGGGAAATGGCTGGATGGCGTGCTGAAAAATGAGTACCCGGCTGGCTGGAGGTGGACATCGGTATGA
- a CDS encoding pseudouridine synthase, which produces MSDKGKKTQRLDKILSHMGVGTRSELKKMVKQGRIFVDGKAVKDSGMQVNPETNVIEADGERIVYRETIYLMLHKPPGVVSATEDARDKTVLDLLRKEDRVFDPFPVGRLDKDTEGLLILTNDGPLAHDLLSPRKHVPKTYEARVLGNVDDEDVQRFKAGIQLDDGYEAMPAELTVLHHEETEEGVISSISLIIHEGKFHQVKRMFQAVGKKVVYLKRVAMGDLQLDPELPIGRYRELTADELASLRK; this is translated from the coding sequence ATGAGTGACAAAGGAAAGAAAACACAGCGTCTCGACAAAATACTAAGTCACATGGGTGTAGGCACCCGGAGTGAACTCAAGAAAATGGTAAAGCAGGGCAGAATTTTTGTCGATGGCAAAGCCGTGAAGGATAGTGGTATGCAGGTGAATCCGGAGACCAATGTCATTGAAGCCGATGGAGAGCGTATCGTTTACCGTGAAACGATTTATTTAATGCTGCATAAACCTCCGGGTGTTGTGTCGGCAACGGAAGACGCCAGGGATAAAACGGTTCTGGATCTCCTACGCAAAGAGGACCGGGTATTCGATCCGTTCCCGGTAGGACGGCTGGATAAAGATACAGAGGGATTGCTTATTCTGACAAATGACGGTCCGCTTGCGCATGATCTGTTATCTCCACGCAAGCATGTACCGAAAACATACGAAGCCCGTGTATTGGGGAACGTGGATGACGAGGATGTTCAACGTTTCAAGGCGGGCATACAGCTGGATGACGGTTATGAAGCCATGCCAGCCGAATTGACCGTGCTTCATCATGAGGAGACGGAGGAGGGAGTGATTTCTTCGATCTCTCTCATTATCCACGAGGGCAAATTTCATCAGGTCAAACGGATGTTCCAGGCCGTAGGCAAAAAAGTGGTTTATCTGAAAAGGGTAGCCATGGGCGACCTTCAGCTTGATCCAGAGCTTCCAATCGGCAGATACCGCGAACTAACCGCAGACGAGCTGGCCAGTCTGCGTAAGTAA
- a CDS encoding Cof-type HAD-IIB family hydrolase: protein MTIKLIALDVDGTLLNDHHELTEWTQEILIQASRQGAEIVLCSGRGPANTIPFMKRMGLDGYVITHNGAVTAEVVSREIVHRFAMDGQGLEPFVTYCRTNGVHFDINTAFGLYVDQPEGLELQVREMYNNFMMEPLKLPQWADLSEPLAKFTAFGPLEQMDKVQQEWGTWNLPYYMTRSGDFFIDLMHPEASKGAALKRLAESKGIVPSEILAIGNYYNDISMLTYAGKGIAMDNSPEEVKAAADEVTLSNNEQGVAHAVQKHVLAV from the coding sequence ATGACAATCAAATTAATTGCGCTTGACGTAGATGGTACGTTGCTTAACGATCATCATGAGCTTACCGAATGGACCCAAGAGATTCTGATCCAGGCTTCCCGGCAGGGAGCCGAGATCGTTCTGTGTTCGGGCAGAGGCCCGGCCAACACCATTCCTTTTATGAAGCGAATGGGGCTTGACGGTTATGTGATTACACATAACGGGGCCGTGACGGCCGAAGTGGTGAGCCGTGAAATTGTGCACAGATTTGCTATGGACGGTCAGGGACTGGAGCCCTTTGTCACGTATTGCCGTACAAATGGTGTGCATTTTGACATCAACACGGCATTTGGATTATATGTGGATCAGCCGGAAGGATTGGAATTACAGGTTCGGGAGATGTACAACAACTTCATGATGGAGCCCTTGAAGCTGCCGCAGTGGGCAGACCTGTCAGAACCGCTTGCCAAATTCACCGCGTTTGGCCCCTTAGAGCAGATGGACAAGGTCCAGCAGGAATGGGGAACTTGGAATTTGCCGTACTACATGACTCGCAGCGGAGACTTTTTCATTGATCTGATGCACCCGGAAGCCTCCAAGGGAGCAGCGCTGAAGAGACTGGCCGAATCCAAAGGTATTGTACCTTCTGAAATTTTGGCAATCGGCAACTATTACAATGATATTTCGATGCTGACCTATGCAGGCAAAGGGATCGCAATGGACAACTCGCCGGAAGAGGTGAAGGCTGCTGCGGATGAAGTGACACTCTCCAATAACGAGCAGGGTGTTGCGCATGCTGTCCAAAAACACGTCCTAGCTGTCTAA
- a CDS encoding GNAT family N-acetyltransferase — MKHSFKIITEYINDDFRAMQAQPEDTEDVLSLLRETAEWLRSQGSSQWSALLKGVDSHDTAGAIRRGDVFVFKKEGDVAGMVILLQQPSAWDFDLWGPKAHQADGAVYLHRLAIRRKYARTGLGRDILGWSSSGIQFDNKHVMRLDCVGDNERLNEFYPRNGYTFVGKINGYSTFEKPLQS, encoded by the coding sequence ATGAAGCACTCATTTAAAATCATTACCGAATATATTAACGATGATTTCAGAGCGATGCAGGCTCAGCCGGAAGACACGGAAGATGTACTATCCTTGCTTAGGGAGACAGCTGAATGGTTACGCAGCCAGGGATCTTCCCAGTGGAGTGCGCTTTTGAAAGGTGTAGATTCCCACGATACAGCAGGGGCTATTCGCCGGGGTGATGTGTTTGTGTTCAAGAAAGAAGGCGATGTGGCAGGGATGGTTATTCTGTTGCAGCAGCCAAGTGCTTGGGATTTCGACCTATGGGGACCGAAAGCTCATCAAGCGGATGGCGCCGTTTATTTGCATCGTTTGGCCATTCGGAGAAAGTACGCCCGCACCGGACTGGGTCGGGACATTTTGGGTTGGTCCAGCAGTGGAATCCAATTTGACAACAAACACGTCATGCGATTGGATTGTGTGGGTGACAACGAGAGGCTGAATGAATTTTATCCACGCAACGGATATACCTTTGTGGGGAAAATCAATGGATATAGTACATTTGAGAAGCCACTTCAATCCTAA
- a CDS encoding RsmB/NOP family class I SAM-dependent RNA methyltransferase has protein sequence MSKPSLPESYIHHIREMLGSEAEAFIDSYEEPRVQGLRFNSIKATPELKKQVIEQFNLTQVPWCETGYYYQSNERPGKHVYHAAGLYYIQEPSAMSAVEMLNPQPGEIILDLAAAPGGKTTHIASLMEDQGLLVSNEIHPSRAKILAENVERMGLSSVVVTSAAPGELSARFPAAFDRIMLDAPCSGEGMFRKDPDAVTEWSDDLVTLCVNRQWDILQDAYIMLKPGGTLAYSTCTFNREENEDMMERFVAGYPDLTLVRTERIWPHLAQGEGHFVAVVTKAESQTYASQEQEDQPRKRKDKRGRNPRQTSASKEVESAWNAYLAWSSDHTDTVANGTGKPLLFGEALYVLPERAAQLLTDDRLNGLKLPRPGLHVGDWKKGRFEPAHALALALGQHETVNMQHVSLDAETSQVAAYLRGESLPAESGLTGWTLVTFNGLPLGWGKASAGQLKNRLPKGLRRMQ, from the coding sequence ATGAGCAAGCCTTCACTCCCTGAGTCGTATATACATCATATTCGGGAAATGCTCGGCTCAGAAGCAGAAGCATTTATTGACAGCTATGAAGAGCCTCGTGTACAGGGGTTACGTTTTAATTCCATCAAAGCTACACCAGAGCTCAAAAAGCAGGTTATAGAGCAGTTTAACCTGACCCAGGTTCCCTGGTGCGAGACGGGATACTACTACCAATCGAATGAACGTCCTGGCAAACATGTGTATCACGCTGCAGGACTGTACTATATTCAGGAGCCCTCTGCAATGTCGGCCGTGGAAATGCTGAACCCGCAACCGGGTGAGATCATTTTGGATCTCGCCGCTGCACCAGGTGGCAAAACAACCCACATTGCCTCACTCATGGAAGACCAAGGACTGCTCGTTTCCAATGAAATTCATCCGTCCAGAGCCAAAATCTTGGCAGAGAACGTGGAACGAATGGGCCTTTCTTCAGTTGTTGTTACTAGTGCAGCGCCAGGCGAATTGTCGGCGCGCTTTCCGGCAGCCTTTGACCGGATTATGCTGGATGCCCCTTGCTCTGGCGAAGGTATGTTCCGGAAAGATCCGGATGCGGTCACCGAGTGGAGCGATGATCTGGTCACCCTATGTGTGAACAGACAATGGGACATTTTGCAGGATGCCTATATCATGCTTAAGCCGGGCGGGACTTTGGCTTATTCCACTTGCACATTCAATCGCGAAGAAAATGAAGACATGATGGAACGTTTCGTTGCCGGTTATCCAGATCTGACTCTTGTACGGACCGAACGAATCTGGCCTCACCTGGCCCAGGGCGAGGGACATTTTGTAGCTGTAGTGACCAAAGCAGAATCCCAAACTTATGCATCCCAAGAACAGGAAGATCAACCTCGCAAACGCAAAGACAAAAGAGGCAGGAATCCGCGTCAAACGTCAGCCTCCAAAGAAGTAGAATCCGCATGGAATGCTTACCTGGCCTGGAGCTCTGACCATACAGACACTGTAGCTAACGGAACCGGCAAACCTCTGCTTTTCGGTGAAGCTTTATATGTACTGCCAGAGCGTGCTGCCCAGCTGCTGACCGATGATCGGTTGAACGGATTGAAGCTGCCCCGTCCAGGGCTTCATGTCGGTGATTGGAAAAAAGGGCGCTTCGAGCCTGCTCATGCACTCGCGCTCGCACTGGGACAACATGAGACTGTCAACATGCAGCATGTCTCCCTGGATGCAGAGACCAGCCAAGTAGCGGCATATCTTCGCGGTGAGAGCCTCCCTGCCGAAAGCGGACTTACCGGATGGACGCTTGTGACTTTCAACGGGCTCCCGCTTGGATGGGGAAAAGCCAGTGCAGGACAGCTAAAAAACCGTTTACCTAAAGGCCTTAGACGTATGCAGTAG
- a CDS encoding glycosyltransferase family 4 protein, which produces MKLLQALFFPPEQPGGVSSMIPYMQERFTSPRWEMDLFSLPKRIRNKGREDVQFETFDWTKYQESPVVQKYMQTYRDYLWWTKLRIQKPYDLIHAHHPIAGLAMKSVFPDTPLIQTIHSSYERELILNGRIEPGGLDHQFLIAIYGELEHQAERLLTVSDSFRQYLSPYVKQPDVIGIIPNGFDEKRFKPIPHDNAIPQLVTVCRLVPAKGLDILFKACAELKGRGHDYVLHIIGDGPIRPDLEELAQRLGIYNETIFYGYTLHPEEFMPFFDIFVLPSRAEAFGSVFAEAALSCLALIGTDVGGIPEQIENGSNGLLVPPEDPSALAEALEKVMLDPSYRYELARSACEKAKTHYSLGRSVNELKKLYLQYASKA; this is translated from the coding sequence GTGAAATTGCTGCAGGCGCTTTTCTTTCCTCCGGAGCAGCCCGGAGGTGTATCCTCTATGATTCCGTATATGCAGGAGAGGTTTACGTCCCCGAGGTGGGAGATGGACTTGTTCTCGCTGCCGAAGCGAATTCGTAACAAGGGCAGGGAGGACGTGCAGTTCGAAACGTTCGATTGGACCAAGTATCAGGAAAGTCCTGTCGTTCAAAAATATATGCAGACTTACCGTGATTATTTATGGTGGACGAAGCTGCGGATTCAGAAGCCTTATGATTTGATTCATGCTCACCATCCCATCGCAGGTCTTGCCATGAAAAGTGTATTTCCAGATACACCACTCATTCAGACCATTCACTCCAGTTATGAGCGTGAGTTGATTCTGAATGGACGAATTGAGCCAGGCGGTCTGGATCATCAGTTTCTGATTGCCATTTACGGCGAGCTGGAGCATCAGGCAGAGCGGTTGTTAACCGTCTCCGATTCATTTCGGCAGTATTTGTCTCCTTATGTGAAGCAGCCTGACGTCATTGGTATCATTCCGAACGGATTTGATGAGAAACGCTTTAAACCCATTCCTCATGACAATGCGATCCCGCAGCTGGTTACGGTATGCCGGCTTGTTCCGGCCAAAGGTCTGGACATTTTGTTCAAAGCCTGCGCGGAACTCAAAGGGAGAGGTCATGACTATGTTCTGCATATAATCGGGGATGGTCCAATTCGACCTGATTTGGAAGAGTTGGCTCAGCGTCTGGGCATCTATAACGAGACTATTTTTTATGGATATACCCTGCATCCGGAAGAGTTCATGCCATTTTTCGATATATTTGTACTTCCTTCCCGTGCAGAGGCCTTTGGTTCCGTGTTTGCCGAGGCTGCTCTGAGTTGTCTCGCACTTATAGGTACGGATGTGGGCGGAATTCCTGAACAGATTGAGAACGGCAGCAACGGGCTGCTCGTTCCCCCTGAGGACCCTTCGGCACTTGCTGAGGCGTTGGAGAAAGTCATGCTGGATCCTTCGTACCGTTACGAACTTGCACGCTCGGCGTGTGAGAAGGCCAAAACGCACTATTCGTTGGGCAGATCAGTTAATGAACTGAAAAAACTGTACCTGCAATACGCGAGCAAGGCCTAG
- a CDS encoding IS3 family transposase (programmed frameshift), with protein sequence MAKKGQTYRRYSLELKLEAVRLVNEEHMSIREVATRLDIQNKSQVQVWAAKAKQGMSLEPATPKRGRPRTKFSSMEEEMAYLRAEIEYFKKAISKSTQGVTSKAARFQIIEDLRARHGLAWLLKLAAVSRSGYYKWRKSIAAAKERRHKEHELESHLLAIHRVHPYFGYLRMTVALRREGLRVNHKKVYRLMKQLGICSVIRKKRRFFGKQASVVNPNRLERQFQADTPRTKLVTDITYIRAGEHFVYLSVIQDLYNNEIVAWHLSERNDLALVHDTLDRLRQHVDLNGVILHSDQGFQYTSKPFNRKLNQLGMLGSHSRRGNCLDNACVESFFSHLKTEKIYLNKAANKAEVEQQVNEYILFYNQNRFQKKLNDRSPVEYRETAAA encoded by the exons ATGGCTAAAAAAGGACAAACATACCGGCGGTACTCCTTGGAGTTGAAATTGGAGGCCGTCCGGCTGGTCAACGAAGAACATATGAGTATACGTGAAGTAGCGACGCGTTTAGATATTCAAAATAAATCTCAGGTACAAGTGTGGGCAGCCAAAGCGAAACAGGGAATGAGTCTAGAACCTGCTACACCCAAACGGGGACGCCCTAGAACCAAGTTTTCCAGTATGGAAGAAGAGATGGCGTATTTGCGGGCGGAGATTGAATACT TTAAAAAAGCAATATCCAAATCTACACAAGGAGTGACGAGTAAAGCAGCCAGATTTCAAATCATTGAGGACCTGAGAGCACGCCATGGTCTGGCTTGGCTCTTGAAGTTAGCTGCGGTTTCCCGCTCGGGTTATTACAAGTGGAGAAAAAGCATAGCAGCCGCAAAAGAGCGTAGACACAAAGAACATGAACTAGAATCCCATTTGCTTGCCATTCATCGCGTGCATCCTTACTTTGGCTATCTTCGAATGACCGTTGCTTTACGACGGGAAGGCCTTCGAGTCAACCACAAAAAGGTGTACCGATTAATGAAACAATTAGGCATCTGTTCTGTCATTCGAAAAAAGCGTCGATTCTTTGGAAAACAAGCCTCTGTGGTAAACCCAAATCGGCTGGAGCGTCAGTTTCAGGCGGATACACCACGAACGAAGCTGGTTACGGACATTACCTATATTCGTGCTGGAGAACACTTTGTGTATCTGTCTGTTATTCAGGATTTATACAATAACGAAATTGTAGCGTGGCATCTTTCTGAACGAAATGACCTTGCTTTAGTTCATGACACGCTGGATAGACTCCGTCAGCACGTGGATCTGAATGGCGTAATCCTACACTCAGATCAAGGATTTCAATATACGTCGAAGCCATTTAACCGTAAACTAAACCAGCTTGGCATGCTAGGCAGTCACTCCAGGCGTGGAAATTGCTTAGATAATGCCTGTGTTGAATCTTTTTTCTCTCATTTGAAGACGGAGAAAATTTATTTGAATAAGGCGGCAAACAAAGCAGAGGTTGAGCAGCAAGTGAATGAATACATACTGTTTTACAACCAAAACCGATTTCAGAAAAAACTAAACGACCGTTCCCCGGTAGAATACCGGGAAACGGCCGCAGCTTAA
- a CDS encoding xanthine phosphoribosyltransferase: MEILKQRILQEGVVISDQVLKLDGLLNHQIDPALTMEMGREFAARFRESGVTRVITVESSGIPVAFAAAHELGVPLVFARRKKTLLADPDAYCERVPSFTKGIVTDIMVSREYIHENDRILFIDDIIANGDAARGVIKIIERSGAELVGFGVVVEKCFQAGARTIREQGIPVEALVRIRSLNDGTVQFDDNQM; encoded by the coding sequence ATGGAAATATTAAAACAACGAATATTACAAGAAGGCGTAGTCATCTCGGATCAGGTGCTGAAGCTGGACGGATTATTGAATCACCAGATTGATCCTGCACTGACAATGGAGATGGGCCGCGAGTTTGCTGCTCGCTTTCGTGAAAGTGGAGTGACACGGGTCATTACCGTGGAATCTTCAGGGATCCCGGTTGCTTTTGCCGCAGCACATGAACTTGGGGTGCCGCTCGTATTTGCCCGTCGAAAAAAGACACTTCTGGCAGATCCCGATGCCTACTGTGAACGTGTACCTTCCTTTACCAAAGGGATCGTAACCGATATTATGGTATCCCGCGAATATATTCATGAGAATGACCGTATTTTGTTTATAGACGATATTATCGCCAACGGAGATGCAGCTCGCGGTGTCATTAAGATCATTGAACGTTCAGGGGCGGAGCTCGTCGGATTCGGTGTCGTGGTCGAGAAATGTTTTCAGGCCGGTGCACGTACGATCCGCGAGCAGGGCATTCCGGTGGAAGCTTTGGTGCGCATTCGTTCACTGAATGATGGAACCGTGCAATTCGACGATAACCAAATGTGA
- a CDS encoding carboxymuconolactone decarboxylase family protein gives MTLMNDKVHAYKDQIGELSDVLPGVVKAYHDFTGECFQSGAIDAKTKQLIALGIGLFANNEVCTFYHVEEARAKGATDQEIMETVAVAGAVGGGHALSQGAMRVQKALH, from the coding sequence ATGACATTGATGAATGATAAGGTACATGCCTACAAGGATCAGATTGGAGAATTAAGCGATGTGTTGCCTGGCGTAGTCAAAGCGTATCACGATTTTACAGGTGAATGCTTTCAGTCAGGTGCCATCGACGCCAAAACCAAGCAGCTGATTGCCCTCGGCATCGGATTGTTTGCCAATAACGAAGTATGTACGTTTTACCACGTAGAAGAGGCCCGTGCGAAGGGCGCAACCGATCAGGAGATTATGGAGACGGTTGCGGTAGCTGGAGCGGTAGGCGGCGGTCACGCGCTGTCTCAAGGCGCAATGCGTGTGCAAAAAGCGTTGCACTAA
- a CDS encoding C40 family peptidase, producing the protein MKKLIISIFGAAVLFTSGAASTEASSINTVVNNMTGIPYKWGGTTLAGFDCSGFMRYIFQKYSIELPRTSQQQAKAGTPVSKANIRTGDLVFFNTSGSGISHTGVYIGGGQFAHASSSKGVSITKMSNPYFSDRYVTARRVTGQFMYNKMLGKI; encoded by the coding sequence TTGAAAAAACTGATCATTTCTATTTTTGGCGCAGCCGTTCTATTTACATCTGGTGCAGCAAGCACTGAGGCGAGCAGTATTAACACCGTCGTTAACAACATGACTGGAATACCTTATAAGTGGGGCGGCACGACGCTGGCCGGGTTTGATTGCTCTGGATTTATGAGATATATTTTCCAAAAATATAGCATTGAATTGCCACGTACGTCACAGCAGCAAGCCAAGGCGGGTACTCCGGTATCCAAGGCCAATATCCGCACAGGGGATCTAGTATTCTTCAACACTTCAGGCAGCGGAATTTCGCATACAGGCGTATACATCGGGGGCGGACAATTCGCTCATGCTTCCAGCAGTAAAGGTGTCAGCATCACCAAAATGTCGAATCCATACTTCAGTGACCGCTATGTAACAGCGCGCCGGGTGACCGGACAATTTATGTATAACAAGATGCTTGGAAAAATATAA